One stretch of Musicola paradisiaca NCPPB 2511 DNA includes these proteins:
- the zapE gene encoding cell division protein ZapE: MQRITPLSLYQQALSAEEYQPDEVQRQTIMRLDEIHQALTEQVWVNVEPATGMWSRWRSLLGGKHEPHREPVTGLYMWGGVGRGKTWLMDMFFHSLPSERKLRLHFHRFMLRVHEELNQLQGQENPLEKVADGFKAQTDVLCFDEFFVSDITDAMLLAELLKALFERGIALVATSNIPPDELYRNGLQRSRFLPAIELIKQYCEVRNVDAGIDYRLRTLTQAHLYLTPLNDETDAVMRTMFGRLSGHEYRHPGPVLEINHRAMPTLSAGDGVLSIDFPTLCLEARSQNDYIALSRLYHTVLLHHVTVMGAKEENAARRFLALVDEFYERRVKLVISAESPMFEIYQGHHLKFEYQRCLSRLQEMQSEEYLRQPHLP, translated from the coding sequence ATGCAAAGAATTACCCCTTTATCACTGTATCAACAGGCCCTCTCAGCGGAGGAGTATCAGCCGGATGAGGTGCAGCGGCAGACGATTATGCGACTCGATGAAATTCACCAGGCGTTGACGGAACAGGTATGGGTGAACGTTGAGCCTGCTACCGGGATGTGGTCGCGTTGGCGCTCTTTACTGGGAGGAAAACACGAGCCGCATCGGGAACCGGTAACGGGATTGTACATGTGGGGCGGTGTCGGGCGTGGAAAGACCTGGTTAATGGATATGTTTTTCCACAGTTTGCCCTCGGAGAGAAAATTACGGCTACATTTTCATCGCTTCATGCTACGGGTGCATGAGGAGTTGAATCAGTTGCAAGGGCAGGAAAATCCGCTGGAAAAAGTCGCCGATGGCTTTAAGGCGCAAACGGACGTTCTCTGCTTTGATGAGTTTTTTGTTTCTGATATCACCGATGCCATGCTACTGGCCGAGTTATTGAAAGCGCTGTTTGAACGCGGCATCGCCCTGGTAGCGACATCAAATATTCCGCCGGACGAACTGTATCGCAATGGGTTACAACGCTCGCGTTTCCTGCCGGCAATCGAATTGATAAAGCAATATTGCGAGGTGAGGAATGTCGATGCCGGCATTGATTACCGGTTGCGTACGTTGACTCAGGCCCACCTTTACCTGACACCGTTGAATGATGAGACCGATGCAGTCATGAGGACGATGTTCGGCCGATTATCCGGCCATGAATATCGTCACCCTGGACCGGTGTTGGAGATCAATCATCGCGCTATGCCTACGCTAAGTGCTGGCGATGGCGTGTTGTCGATCGATTTTCCGACGCTTTGCCTGGAGGCGCGTAGCCAGAATGACTATATTGCACTATCTCGTCTGTATCACACGGTGTTGTTGCACCATGTCACCGTGATGGGCGCAAAGGAAGAAAACGCCGCCCGGCGTTTTCTGGCGTTGGTTGACGAATTTTATGAACGTCGTGTGAAACTGGTGATTTCAGCGGAAAGTCCGATGTTTGAGATTTATCAGGGGCATCATCTGAAATTTGAGTATCAGCGCTGTTTGTCGCGTCTGCAGGAAATGCAAAGCGAAGAGTATCTGCGCCAACCTCATCTGCCTTGA
- the zapG gene encoding Z-ring associated protein ZapG: MAWEYALIGLVIGVIIGAVAMRFGNRKLRQQQVLQSELEKNKTELEQYRQELVTHFAHSAELLDNMARDYRQLYQHMAKSSNNLLPDTPVHENPFRYRLTEAESDNDQAPVNMPPRDYSDGASGLLQGSRPASK; this comes from the coding sequence ATGGCCTGGGAGTACGCGCTGATTGGATTAGTTATCGGTGTCATTATTGGTGCTGTCGCCATGCGTTTCGGTAATCGTAAGCTGCGTCAGCAACAGGTATTGCAAAGCGAACTGGAGAAAAACAAAACGGAATTGGAACAGTATCGTCAGGAGTTAGTGACCCATTTTGCTCACAGTGCAGAGCTGCTCGACAACATGGCTCGCGATTACCGCCAGCTCTACCAGCATATGGCCAAGAGCTCCAATAACCTGTTGCCTGATACGCCAGTACACGAAAACCCTTTCCGCTATCGGCTGACTGAAGCAGAATCCGACAACGATCAGGCGCCGGTGAATATGCCGCCGCGTGATTACTCGGATGGTGCGTCCGGCCTGTTGCAAGGTTCGCGGCCTGCCAGCAAGTAA
- the sspA gene encoding stringent starvation protein SspA: MAVAANKRSVMTLFSGPSDIFSHQVRIVLAEKGVSVEIEQVDMDNLPQDLIDLNPYGSVPTLVDRELTLYESRIIMEYLDERFPHPPLMPVYPVARGNSRLMMHRIEQDWYSLLKTILNGNAQDVEAARKQLREELLAIAPVFNEAPYFMSEEFSLVDCYLAPLLWRLPLLGIELSGSGAKELKAYMTRVFERDAFLASLTEAEREIRLQTRG; the protein is encoded by the coding sequence ATGGCTGTCGCTGCCAACAAACGTTCGGTAATGACGCTGTTTTCCGGTCCGTCCGACATTTTTAGCCATCAGGTTCGTATCGTGCTGGCTGAAAAAGGAGTGAGTGTCGAGATTGAGCAGGTAGACATGGATAATCTGCCGCAGGATCTTATTGACCTCAACCCTTACGGTTCTGTGCCTACGCTGGTTGATCGTGAACTGACTCTGTATGAATCACGCATCATCATGGAATATTTGGATGAGCGTTTCCCGCATCCACCGTTGATGCCGGTTTATCCGGTTGCCCGTGGCAACAGCCGCCTGATGATGCATCGCATCGAGCAGGACTGGTACTCGTTGCTGAAAACCATTCTGAACGGCAACGCCCAGGATGTAGAAGCAGCGCGCAAGCAACTGAGAGAAGAACTGCTGGCGATTGCCCCGGTGTTCAATGAAGCGCCTTATTTCATGAGTGAAGAATTCAGCTTGGTGGATTGCTATCTGGCGCCGTTGTTGTGGCGTTTGCCGCTGCTAGGCATTGAATTGAGCGGTTCTGGTGCGAAGGAACTAAAGGCGTATATGACCCGTGTATTCGAGCGTGACGCTTTCCTGGCTTCTCTGACCGAAGCCGAGCGCGAAATCCGCCTGCAGACCAGAGGCTAA
- the gltB gene encoding glutamate synthase large subunit, whose product MLYDASHERDNCGFGLIAHIEGEPSHKVVRTAIHALARMQHRGAILADGKTGDGCGLLLQKPDRFFRLVAEERGWRLANNYAVGMLFLSQDEEKARATRRIVEEELQNETLSVLGWREVPTNPDVLGEIALSSLPRIEQIFVNAPAGWRPRDMERRLFMARRRIEKRIQDKDFYVCSFSNLVNIYKGLCMPADLSRFYLDLADLRLESAICLFHQRFSTNTVPRWRLAQPFRYLAHNGEINTITGNRQWARARAYKFKTPLIPDLLDAAPFVDETGSDSMSLDNMLELFLAGGMDIVRAMRLLVPPAWQNNPNMDPELRAFFDFNSMHMEPWDGPAGLVLSDGRYAACNLDRNGLRPARYVITKDKLITCASEVGIWDYQPDEVVEKGRVGPGELMVIDTRTGRILHSTETDDDLKSRHPYKEWMERNVKRLVPFEELPDDQVGNREFDDALLETYQKQFGYSNEELDQIIRVLGENGQEAVGSMGDDTPFAVLSSRPRIIYDYFRQQFAQVTNPPIDPLREAHVMSLATCIGREMNVFCEAEGQAHRLSFKSPILLYSDFIQLINQDPAHYRAEKIDLTFDPQQQSLQETIEKLCDEAEYKVRAGAVLLVLTDRGIAQDRLPVPAPMAVGAIQTRLVEKSLRCDANIIVETGSARDPHHFAVLLGFGATAVYPYLAYETLARLVDSNTIDKPYRAVMQNYRNGINKGLYKIMSKMGISTIASYRCSKLFEAVGLHKDVSSRCFHGAVSRIGGANFSDFEQDLRNLSKRAWLKRQKLEQGGLLKFVYGGEYHAYNPDVVKTLQTAVHSGDYNDYQKYARLVNERPVATLRDLLAIQPQEGTAISIDEVEPATELFKRFDTAAMSIGALSPEAHESLAEAMNSLGGFSNSGEGGEDPARYGTNKVSRIKQVASGRFGVTPAYLINADVIQIKVAQGAKPGEGGQLPGDKVTPYIARLRYSVPGVTLISPPPHHDIYSIEDLAQLIFDLKQINPKAMISVKLVSEPGVGTIATGVAKAYADLITIAGYDGGTGASPLTSVKYAGSPWELGLVETQQSLVANGLRHKIRLQVDGGLKTGQDIVKAAILGAESFGFGTGPMVALGCKYLRICHLNNCATGVATQDDKLRRDHYHGLPERVVNYFTFIARETRELMAELGVNRLVDLIGRTDLLLELDGITAKQNKLDLSPLLHTVAPQPGKALYCTESNPPFDHGLLNKALLEKAQAHVDAKQSKTLYFDIRNTDRSVGATLSGIIAAKHGDQGLASDPIKANFTGTAGQSFGVWNAGGVELTLTGDANDYVGKGMAGGVISIRPPVGSAFRSHEASIIGNTCLYGATGGKLFAAGRAGERFAVRNSGAITVVEGIGDNGCEYMTGGIVCILGRTGVNFGAGMTGGFAYVLDEDGEFRKRVNAELVEVLEVENLAIHEEHLRGLITEHAQHTGSQRAEEMLANWPAWASKFSLVKPKSSDVKALLGHRSRSAAELRVQAQ is encoded by the coding sequence ATGTTGTACGATGCATCCCATGAAAGAGACAACTGTGGTTTCGGATTGATCGCCCATATAGAAGGTGAACCGAGCCACAAGGTTGTACGGACGGCGATCCACGCCCTCGCCCGCATGCAGCACCGCGGTGCAATCCTTGCAGATGGCAAGACCGGCGACGGTTGCGGGTTGCTGCTTCAAAAACCCGATCGTTTTTTCCGTCTGGTGGCGGAAGAACGAGGCTGGCGTCTGGCCAACAATTACGCCGTCGGCATGCTGTTTCTGAGCCAGGATGAAGAAAAAGCCCGCGCTACCCGCCGCATTGTGGAAGAAGAGCTGCAAAACGAAACGCTGTCGGTGCTTGGCTGGCGCGAAGTGCCCACCAACCCCGATGTTCTGGGTGAAATCGCACTCTCTTCCCTGCCGCGCATAGAGCAAATTTTTGTCAACGCTCCGGCCGGCTGGCGTCCGCGAGATATGGAGCGCCGCCTGTTCATGGCGCGTCGCCGTATCGAAAAACGCATCCAGGACAAAGATTTTTATGTGTGCAGCTTTTCCAACCTGGTGAACATTTACAAAGGCCTGTGTATGCCGGCCGACCTGTCACGTTTCTATCTTGATCTGGCAGACTTGCGCCTGGAATCCGCTATTTGTCTGTTCCACCAGCGTTTCTCGACCAATACCGTACCACGCTGGCGTCTGGCGCAACCGTTCCGCTATCTGGCGCACAACGGCGAAATCAACACCATTACCGGCAACCGTCAATGGGCTCGCGCCCGCGCTTATAAATTCAAGACGCCGCTCATCCCGGATCTGTTGGATGCCGCGCCGTTTGTGGACGAAACCGGCTCCGATTCCATGTCGCTGGATAATATGCTGGAACTGTTTCTGGCGGGCGGGATGGATATCGTGCGCGCCATGCGTTTGTTGGTTCCACCGGCATGGCAGAACAACCCGAATATGGATCCGGAACTGCGCGCTTTCTTCGATTTCAACTCCATGCATATGGAACCATGGGACGGCCCGGCAGGGTTAGTGCTCTCCGACGGTCGCTATGCGGCCTGTAACCTTGACCGTAACGGTCTGAGGCCGGCGCGTTATGTGATTACCAAAGACAAACTGATCACCTGCGCCTCTGAAGTCGGTATCTGGGATTACCAACCGGATGAAGTGGTGGAAAAAGGCCGCGTTGGGCCGGGCGAGCTGATGGTTATCGACACCCGTACCGGCCGCATCCTGCATTCCACGGAAACCGATGACGACCTGAAGAGCCGCCATCCGTACAAAGAATGGATGGAAAGAAACGTTAAACGTCTGGTGCCCTTTGAAGAACTGCCGGACGATCAGGTCGGCAACCGTGAATTCGACGATGCGCTGCTGGAGACATACCAGAAGCAGTTCGGCTACTCGAATGAAGAGTTGGATCAGATAATCCGCGTGCTGGGGGAAAACGGGCAGGAAGCCGTCGGCTCCATGGGCGACGATACGCCATTCGCCGTGCTGTCCAGCCGCCCGCGCATCATTTACGACTATTTCCGTCAACAGTTCGCACAGGTCACGAACCCACCGATCGACCCGTTGCGCGAAGCGCACGTCATGTCGCTCGCCACCTGTATCGGCCGCGAAATGAACGTATTCTGCGAAGCGGAAGGCCAGGCGCACCGTTTAAGTTTCAAGTCGCCCATCCTGCTCTACTCCGACTTCATCCAGTTGATCAATCAGGATCCGGCGCATTATCGCGCGGAAAAGATCGACCTGACGTTCGACCCGCAGCAGCAATCACTGCAGGAAACCATCGAGAAACTGTGTGACGAAGCGGAATACAAAGTACGTGCCGGTGCGGTATTGCTGGTATTAACCGATCGCGGTATCGCACAGGATCGTCTCCCGGTTCCGGCGCCGATGGCGGTAGGCGCCATCCAGACTCGTCTGGTGGAAAAGAGCCTGCGCTGCGACGCCAACATTATCGTGGAAACCGGCAGCGCACGCGACCCGCACCACTTTGCGGTGCTGCTCGGTTTCGGCGCTACCGCCGTCTACCCCTATCTGGCTTACGAAACACTGGCTCGTCTGGTGGACAGCAATACCATCGACAAACCTTACCGTGCCGTGATGCAGAACTATCGCAACGGTATCAACAAAGGTCTGTATAAGATCATGTCCAAAATGGGCATTTCCACCATCGCTTCTTACCGCTGCTCTAAGCTGTTTGAAGCCGTCGGCCTGCATAAAGACGTCTCGTCCCGTTGTTTCCACGGCGCGGTGAGCCGCATCGGCGGCGCCAATTTCAGCGATTTCGAACAGGATCTGCGCAATCTGTCCAAACGCGCCTGGCTGAAGCGTCAGAAGCTCGAACAGGGCGGCCTGTTGAAGTTCGTCTACGGCGGTGAATATCACGCCTACAATCCGGATGTCGTTAAAACGCTGCAAACCGCCGTTCATAGCGGCGACTACAACGACTACCAAAAATACGCTCGACTGGTGAATGAGCGTCCGGTTGCGACGCTGCGTGATCTGCTGGCGATCCAGCCGCAGGAAGGCACGGCCATTTCTATCGATGAGGTAGAGCCGGCAACCGAACTGTTCAAACGCTTCGACACCGCGGCGATGTCCATCGGCGCATTGAGCCCGGAAGCGCACGAGTCGCTGGCGGAAGCGATGAACAGCCTGGGAGGTTTCTCCAACTCCGGCGAAGGCGGCGAGGATCCGGCGCGTTACGGCACCAACAAGGTTTCCCGTATCAAGCAAGTCGCCTCCGGTCGCTTCGGGGTGACTCCGGCTTATTTGATCAACGCCGATGTCATCCAGATCAAAGTGGCGCAAGGCGCTAAACCAGGTGAAGGCGGCCAGTTGCCGGGCGACAAGGTAACGCCGTACATCGCCAGACTGCGCTATTCCGTGCCGGGCGTGACGCTGATTTCGCCGCCGCCGCACCATGATATCTACTCGATCGAAGACCTGGCTCAGTTGATTTTCGACCTGAAACAGATCAACCCGAAAGCGATGATTTCAGTCAAGCTGGTCTCCGAACCGGGCGTCGGCACCATCGCCACCGGCGTCGCCAAAGCTTACGCCGATTTGATCACCATCGCCGGCTACGACGGCGGTACCGGCGCCAGCCCGCTGACCTCGGTGAAATATGCCGGCAGCCCGTGGGAGCTTGGTCTGGTGGAAACCCAGCAATCACTGGTTGCCAACGGTCTGCGCCATAAAATCCGTCTACAGGTGGACGGCGGGCTGAAAACCGGTCAGGACATCGTCAAAGCCGCCATTCTGGGTGCTGAAAGCTTTGGGTTCGGTACCGGGCCAATGGTGGCGCTCGGATGTAAATATCTGCGTATCTGCCATCTGAACAACTGCGCCACCGGCGTAGCGACTCAGGACGATAAACTGCGGCGCGATCACTACCACGGTCTGCCGGAGCGCGTGGTCAATTACTTCACGTTCATTGCGCGGGAGACCCGCGAATTGATGGCGGAGTTGGGCGTCAATCGCCTGGTCGATCTGATCGGCCGTACCGATCTGTTACTTGAGCTGGATGGCATCACCGCCAAACAGAACAAACTGGATCTGTCGCCGTTGCTGCATACCGTCGCCCCACAGCCGGGCAAGGCGTTGTACTGCACCGAGAGCAATCCGCCGTTCGACCACGGTCTGCTCAATAAAGCGCTGTTAGAAAAAGCGCAGGCCCATGTGGATGCAAAACAGAGCAAGACGCTGTATTTCGATATCCGCAATACCGACCGCTCGGTTGGCGCGACGCTGTCCGGCATCATTGCGGCCAAGCATGGCGACCAGGGGCTGGCGAGCGATCCGATCAAGGCCAACTTCACCGGTACCGCAGGCCAGAGTTTCGGCGTGTGGAATGCTGGCGGCGTAGAACTGACGCTGACCGGCGACGCTAACGACTATGTCGGCAAAGGCATGGCAGGCGGGGTCATTTCCATCCGTCCTCCGGTGGGTTCGGCGTTCCGCAGCCACGAAGCCAGTATTATTGGCAATACCTGCCTGTACGGCGCTACCGGCGGCAAGCTGTTCGCCGCAGGACGTGCGGGAGAACGTTTTGCTGTACGTAATTCCGGCGCTATTACCGTGGTGGAAGGCATCGGCGATAACGGGTGCGAATACATGACCGGCGGCATCGTCTGCATCCTTGGCCGCACCGGCGTCAACTTCGGTGCGGGGATGACCGGCGGCTTCGCGTATGTGCTGGACGAGGATGGCGAATTCCGCAAGCGCGTCAACGCGGAGCTGGTGGAAGTCCTGGAGGTCGAAAATCTGGCGATCCACGAAGAACACTTGCGCGGTCTGATTACCGAGCACGCTCAGCACACCGGCTCCCAGCGTGCCGAAGAGATGCTGGCCAACTGGCCGGCATGGGCGTCGAAGTTCTCGCTGGTCAAACCGAAATCAAGCGATGTGAAGGCATTGTTGGGTCATCGTAGTCGTTCCGCAGCGGAGCTGCGGGTACAGGCGCAGTAA
- the sspB gene encoding ClpXP protease specificity-enhancing factor, producing the protein MTLSQLSPRRPYLLRAFYDWLLDNQLTPHLVVDVAVPGVQVPMEFARDGQIVLNIAPRAVGNLELADDSVRFNARFGGVPRQVFVPMAAVMAIYARENGAGTMFEPEPAYEIVEEFGEQDQIENEQKPALMSVVDNEESVNAGDDPENEPPQPPRGGRPSLRVVK; encoded by the coding sequence ATGACGTTGTCTCAGCTCTCGCCGCGTCGCCCGTATTTACTGCGCGCTTTTTATGATTGGCTGCTGGACAACCAGTTAACTCCCCATCTGGTTGTTGATGTGGCGGTGCCCGGTGTTCAGGTTCCGATGGAATTTGCCCGCGACGGGCAGATTGTCCTGAATATAGCGCCTCGTGCCGTGGGGAATCTCGAACTGGCTGACGATAGCGTGCGTTTCAATGCGCGTTTCGGCGGTGTTCCGCGTCAGGTCTTTGTGCCCATGGCTGCCGTGATGGCGATCTATGCCCGTGAAAACGGCGCCGGCACCATGTTTGAGCCTGAACCGGCTTATGAAATCGTTGAAGAGTTCGGTGAACAGGATCAGATTGAGAACGAACAGAAGCCAGCGCTAATGTCAGTGGTGGATAATGAGGAGTCGGTAAACGCCGGCGACGATCCCGAGAATGAACCACCACAGCCGCCAAGGGGAGGAAGACCTTCTCTACGGGTGGTCAAGTAG
- the rpsI gene encoding 30S ribosomal protein S9, which translates to MAENQYYGTGRRKSSAARVFIKPGSGNIVINQRTLEQYFGRETARMVVRQPLELVDMIGKLDLFITVKGGGISGQAGAIRHGITRALMEYDESLRSELRKAGFVTRDARQVERKKVGLRKARRRPQYSKR; encoded by the coding sequence ATGGCTGAAAATCAATATTACGGCACTGGTCGCCGCAAAAGCTCCGCCGCTCGTGTATTTATCAAACCGGGCAGTGGCAACATCGTTATCAACCAGCGTACTCTGGAACAATACTTTGGCCGCGAAACCGCGCGCATGGTAGTTCGTCAGCCGCTGGAACTGGTTGATATGATTGGTAAACTGGATCTTTTCATCACCGTTAAAGGTGGTGGTATCTCCGGTCAGGCCGGCGCGATCCGTCATGGTATCACCCGCGCTCTGATGGAGTACGATGAGTCTCTGCGTTCTGAACTGCGCAAAGCTGGCTTCGTTACTCGTGACGCTCGTCAGGTTGAACGTAAAAAAGTCGGTCTGCGCAAAGCACGTCGTCGTCCGCAGTACTCCAAACGTTGA
- a CDS encoding GFA family protein, translated as MLRYPLGLDPKEEMMKTSKGRCLCGAVTITAPEQYLHDVTLCHCGTCRTWGSGPLMAVECPDGVFLEGVEHITRYRSSDWAERAFCRVCGTHLFYRLLEPETYELSAGLFPDGEKRLVSQIYVDNKPNYYDFAQQTPMLTEQDIIDRYLPRQDDLR; from the coding sequence ATGTTGCGTTATCCATTGGGTCTTGATCCAAAGGAGGAAATGATGAAAACCAGTAAAGGGCGGTGCCTATGTGGAGCGGTAACAATAACCGCACCTGAACAATACCTTCATGATGTCACTCTGTGTCATTGCGGTACATGTCGTACATGGGGAAGTGGGCCATTAATGGCCGTTGAATGTCCAGACGGTGTGTTCCTCGAAGGCGTTGAGCATATTACCCGTTATCGCTCTTCCGATTGGGCGGAACGGGCATTTTGCCGTGTCTGCGGGACACATCTGTTTTATCGATTACTGGAGCCTGAAACCTACGAATTGTCGGCGGGGTTGTTTCCTGACGGTGAAAAGCGATTGGTTTCCCAGATCTATGTTGATAACAAGCCGAATTACTACGATTTCGCACAGCAGACGCCGATGCTGACTGAGCAGGACATCATCGATCGGTACCTGCCCCGGCAGGACGATCTTCGCTAA
- the rplM gene encoding 50S ribosomal protein L13, with the protein MKTFTAKPETVKRDWYVVDASGKTLGRLATELARRLRGKHKAEYTPHVDTGDYIIVLNADKVAVTGNKRSDKMYYHHTGHIGGIKEATFEEMIARRPERVIEIAVKGMLPKGPLGRAMYRKLKVYAGNEHNHAAQQPQVLDI; encoded by the coding sequence ATGAAAACTTTTACAGCTAAACCAGAGACCGTAAAACGCGACTGGTACGTTGTTGACGCGAGCGGTAAAACTCTTGGCCGTCTGGCTACTGAATTGGCTCGTCGTCTGCGCGGTAAGCACAAAGCGGAATACACTCCGCACGTTGATACCGGTGATTACATCATCGTTCTGAACGCAGACAAAGTTGCTGTAACCGGCAACAAGCGTTCTGACAAGATGTACTACCACCACACTGGTCATATCGGCGGTATCAAAGAAGCGACCTTTGAAGAGATGATTGCCCGCCGTCCTGAGCGTGTGATTGAAATCGCGGTTAAAGGCATGCTGCCGAAGGGCCCGCTGGGTCGTGCTATGTACCGTAAACTGAAAGTTTACGCGGGTAACGAGCACAATCACGCGGCACAGCAACCGCAGGTTCTGGACATTTAA
- a CDS encoding glutamate synthase small subunit: MSQNVYQFIDLQRVDPPKKPLKIRKIEFVEIYEPFSESQSKAQADRCLACGNPYCEWKCPVHNYIPNWLKLANEGRIIEAAELSHQTNSLPEVCGRVCPQDRLCEGSCTLSDEFGAVTIGNIERYINDKAIEMGWRPDVSSVQPSGKRVAVIGAGPAGLACADVLTRNGVKAVVYDRHPEIGGLLTFGIPAFKLEKEVMVKRREIFTDMGIEFRLNTEVGKDIQLSALLAEYDAVFLGVGTYQSMRGGLDNEDAQGVYDALPFLIANTKHLMGFETSEQEPYVSMQGKRVVVLGGGDTAMDCVRTSIRHGATHVTCAYRRDEENMPGSRREVKNAREEGVDFRFNLQPLSIEINDSGKVCGIRMVRTELGMPDANGRRRPEAVEGSEHVLEADAVIMAFGFRPHKMAWLAEHSVELDTQGRIVAPEGCDNAFQTSNPKIFAGGDAVRGSDLVVTAIAEGRKAAEGILNYLEV; the protein is encoded by the coding sequence ATGAGTCAGAATGTTTATCAATTTATCGACTTACAGCGCGTTGATCCGCCCAAGAAACCGCTGAAGATCCGTAAAATTGAGTTTGTTGAAATTTACGAGCCGTTCTCGGAAAGTCAGTCCAAGGCCCAGGCAGATCGCTGCCTGGCATGCGGCAACCCTTACTGTGAATGGAAATGTCCGGTTCATAACTACATTCCGAACTGGTTGAAACTGGCCAACGAAGGCCGGATCATCGAAGCGGCGGAGTTGTCGCATCAAACCAACAGCTTGCCGGAAGTCTGCGGCCGCGTCTGTCCGCAGGATCGTTTATGCGAGGGTTCCTGCACATTGAGCGATGAGTTCGGCGCCGTCACCATCGGCAACATCGAGCGCTATATCAACGATAAAGCTATCGAGATGGGATGGCGTCCGGATGTGTCTTCCGTCCAGCCTTCCGGCAAGCGCGTCGCCGTTATTGGCGCCGGCCCTGCCGGCCTGGCTTGCGCCGATGTGCTAACCCGAAATGGCGTGAAAGCCGTAGTTTACGATCGTCATCCCGAAATCGGCGGCCTGCTGACCTTCGGTATTCCGGCCTTCAAGCTGGAAAAAGAGGTCATGGTCAAACGCCGTGAGATTTTTACCGACATGGGCATTGAGTTCCGCCTCAACACCGAAGTAGGTAAAGATATTCAGCTCAGCGCATTACTGGCTGAATATGACGCGGTATTCCTTGGGGTCGGTACTTATCAGTCCATGCGCGGCGGCCTGGACAATGAAGATGCGCAGGGCGTCTATGATGCGCTGCCATTCCTGATCGCCAATACCAAGCACCTGATGGGTTTCGAGACATCCGAACAGGAGCCCTATGTTTCCATGCAGGGTAAACGAGTCGTGGTGCTCGGCGGCGGTGATACTGCTATGGACTGTGTGCGTACCTCCATCCGACACGGCGCGACTCACGTCACCTGTGCCTACCGTCGTGATGAAGAGAACATGCCGGGCTCCAGACGCGAAGTGAAAAATGCGCGTGAAGAAGGGGTCGACTTCCGTTTCAATCTGCAGCCGCTCAGTATTGAAATTAACGATTCAGGGAAAGTCTGCGGTATTCGGATGGTACGCACCGAATTGGGAATGCCCGATGCCAACGGTCGTCGTCGTCCGGAAGCGGTGGAAGGATCTGAACATGTGCTGGAAGCGGATGCCGTCATCATGGCCTTTGGTTTCCGCCCGCACAAGATGGCCTGGCTGGCGGAGCACAGTGTAGAGTTGGATACTCAGGGACGGATCGTCGCACCGGAAGGCTGCGACAATGCGTTTCAGACGTCTAATCCAAAAATCTTCGCCGGCGGCGACGCCGTTCGCGGCTCCGATCTGGTCGTCACGGCGATTGCCGAGGGCCGCAAAGCCGCCGAAGGCATCCTGAACTATCTGGAAGTGTAA